In Molothrus ater isolate BHLD 08-10-18 breed brown headed cowbird chromosome 14, BPBGC_Mater_1.1, whole genome shotgun sequence, the genomic stretch TGGTGTCACTTCTGTTGGACTGCAAAGGTCACCTGAGCAAAAACCAGGTGATTCTGCCCCAAATGAAGGTGGTGGAGCTGAGTCCCTCAGGGGAAGGCACTGGGGATGGGCTGGCTCTCATGGCACTGTGGCATTAATGCTCCAGCCTGGAGGTCCTGGAGGTCCTTTCCCAGCTGAATgatccctggtgctgctgggagggttGGGAAGAGCTGGGTGTGCCATGGCCAGGCCAGAAATGGTGCCCAAACCTCCCTGAGGTcacttctccagcagctccacctctGTGGGCTGAGGATGGGGGATCCCACCCCTGCTACCAGGACAGCTGGAGGGTGtccatggcagctctgctccctgaagaggaggaaggtgaTGTTCCCAACCAGCTGGgagccatggagctgctggctggctTTGCAGCTGGGAATGTGAGCTGGGTTTGTGCTCTCAGGGGGTTTccttcagcagagcaggacGGGTGAggccgtgctggggctgctgggatgggTGTTTTACACCAGTGGGGCCGTGGTGTAAGAACATAAAGAGGTGAGGAAATGGGGGTGAGCCTTTCCTGCCCCCCTGGGGCTGCATCTGCTCTGCAGGTGTGGCCTGAGTGACCTAAAGCCCTTTAGGGTCCCTCCCAACCTTCAAGCACTTGTCAAGCCCTTTTCCATGCCAAGACACCaatcctggcagtgccagccccagcacagggtgacAGGGCCATGGGAggccccagggacagccctgacTGCCACACACCCACAGagtcctgccccagctgccacagccccatgtgacacacacagagcaactGGGGCATGAAAAGGAGGAACTGGATCTCTCAggggccctgggctgctctccagctcccaccagtgccactgtcactttttctgaaaaatccctttaccagcatttcttctcctgggaagatgagaagcctccgagaaaaatgaaaacaagaattatctgattgcttctcctgtgttttgctgctttggaatggggtctggagattgtttatccaacatgtgaattgtttttactcaATGACCAATCACTGttcagctgtgttgggactctggaagaggtcatgagtttttcagcAGTATtttgttaaaccttctgtctgtatcctttctctattctttagtatagttttagtatagcattcttttatataatataagtacataaaataataaatcagccttctaagaacatggagtcagattctcaattcctccttcgtcctggggaccccGAAATTACCACAGACCAGGAGTGGCTCAGCTTTGCAGTCTGGGACAGCCACAGAGGCCAGGGATGagtcccctgtgtccctgagccccctcccagGCCCAGTGgggctcctcagctctgctgggtccccacagtggctctgcagcccctctaCCTCTGGAACAGACAAGAGCAGCTCCACCAGCCCCTgctattttctctctctctctcacacaaaGGGTTATTACTCTTCCTAAATTACCTAAATAAACCAAATTTCTCTTTGCTTACACACAGTTTTGTGATTGTATCTACGTTAATAACTCTCTTCCAGAAACTCCACCTTAAATGTTGCCCTGAATTTTTACACTGCCTCCTTCTGAACCTGCTCCAGCCAAACCCCAGCTGCCTTCCCaaggaaagcagctcctgggcatTGCAGGGGCTCTGCAAAAAGCTCCTGCAGCCATTTCCCTGCATCTCAGAGGCTCAGCACCAGAACCAAGAGCTCTCAGTGTGCACAAGGAATTCCTGGCCACCTGCAGGGCACGGTGTCTCCCTGGCCCTCTGGTCACTCCTGCTCCTTGGGGTTTGCAGATGAGTTATTCCCTGTATCCTGCTGCTTCTTGCCTTGCCCTCTcccacatcccaaatcccttctGCACCCCTGCTCAAGCCcactcagcagctgccagcctaGGTGTGTCACATCCAAGGGCCAAGAGACCATTTTGTGCCTCTCAGGAGAAAGGAGAGCTCCTGGTggcatttcccagcagctgggcagaggatTCACCTCACCTGGCCATGAGGGGTTTGTCACTGGGGGCAAATGAGCAGATGTTTGGGACATTGCCCAACACCAGCATTTCCCAGGAAAtcagcaacctgctctagtggaaggtgcccttggcagggggttggaatgagatgtctttaaggtcccttttatcccaaaccattctaggattttGTGAATTTAACCATCAGCATTTGGGTCTCAGCCATATCCTCCCACTTTTTTTGCAGGTCTGGCTGCTTCTACATAGCCAAAATCTTGCTGAAGCAGCcatcacctgcagggctgctgggagaggcaggaactgggcacagagctcagctttcCCTGTTCAGGGACTTGTGGTAAAGGGGAACACAAGAGAGGGTCTGGGGACATCACACTGGCCaatccacagctgctcctggcctgtTTTCCACAGGTGGGGAacctctcccagctctctgcaggttTTCACACCTGCCTGTGATATTTCCAGTATTTCCCACCCCTTTGCTTGGCCTTCCTCTGTGCCTCCTCCCTTTGTAGCTCTGTGAGAAGTCTTCCATGGATCAGGCTCTGTTTTGATAGGAAACATGTACTTTCAGTGCTGAAACAGGGGCTGGtcacccagctcctccctcaGTGTCCAAACTtgggacaggggaaggagcaggatcagGCAAGGGGAATCAGTGCCTGCCTCTGAGCTGATCCCAATTGTACAGGCACAGTTTGTGGGGCTGCAAAGTGCAAGTTGAGAGTTTACCTGAAAGCAGCAGATTGTCTGATTCACCTTTTCCCAAATCACTCTGAAATGGTGCCATGCTAAGGCCAAGGAGAGCTGGGCTTGGGGGGGCTTCCTGGACATCTCTACTcctgctggaaaaggcaggacAAACCCAGACAGGGCTGAATCTCCCTGCCAGCCACTCCAGCCTTGCCTTCCCCCTTTGCTCCTAGAAAACCAGCTCTGAGGGTGGATACAGGCTGAGGTCACCAACACCTTGGGCTGCTCATgccacctggtctagtggaggGTGTCCCAGTTCTGGCTGGACTAGATGGGCTCTAAAGGtgtcttccaacccaaagcattccatgattttccAGGGAGCAGCAACACAAAGGTGTAACTGCTACTAAATGTGGTGCATTGCTCTGTAGGGAAGGAGGCTCCTGCTCACACCCAGCCTTTGGAGCTGCCTGACCCCAaaaccaccagcagcagtgtcCCCAAGCCCACAAGGCCACCCCTGAGCTCCCGTGGTGGCACCAGCTGTGCAAACAAGGCTTCTTCTCCAGGAGCTTCTCGTTATCACAATTAACATTTAGCTGGAaaagcactgctgcctctggggctcCCTCCTCTCACAAAGCACACCCAGGGCCAGCCTCCGCTCTTGCTCCAGGTGTAAATCTGGAGTAATCCTATTAACCTGCCTTCAGAGAATTTTGGAAGTCATTAACTGTGAAGGTGCTGCTAATTTCTGCTCTCACTGCCTCCGAGGTGTATCCtaccagtgctgctgctgctgctgctgcccgaAGGGTTTTGGACATAGTGTAAAAGCAAAGCTCCTGACCGGGGCAGCGATGCTGGGGAAGGTGCCCATACacacctggagaggagcaggagcccctgGGGAAGGTGCCCATACACacctggagggagcaggagcccctGGGGAAGGTGCCCATACACacctggagggagcaggagcccctGGGGAAGGTGCCCATACACacctggagggagcaggagcccctGGGGAAGGTGCCCATACACAcctggaggggagcaggagcccgAGCCCGCCCAGCCGGGGCCCTCAGTCCGACCACTCGTTCTCGTCCAGCTCCGAGTCGTCGTCGGACTCGCTGTACTCCACGGCGATGCGGCGCGACAGGATGGTGGCCACGTCATTGCCCACGGGCTCTTTCTTGGCCTCTtgttcccactgctcctgcaccttCCGGAGTTGGATTCCTACAGGAAAGGGGGAAGGCTTCAGGGGGAGTGCGCCCAGTGTGCAGCACGCACCCAGTTGTAAAATGTTGGCTGAGACAAGAGGGGTGCTGCCCTGGTGGTTATAAAGTTATGTGAGAAGATGGGATAGGATTGGTAGGAAAAGAGGGAATAGTTGTAAACTGGGAGAGAGTAGGCCAGAATGGATGTCAGGAAtaaatttttccctgtgagggtgggcaggccctggcacaggttgccagagcagctgtggctgctttggATCTCTGAAAtatccaaggccaggctggacattggggcttggagcagcctgtgacagcgggaggtgtccctgccatggcagggggtggaatggggtgagctttaaggtcccttccaacccaaaccatgctagGATTTTATGAGTATCTGTGATTACTGACTATTCTATAATACTGAGCTGTATCATAAAATAAagctcctcctctgcttccaCTCAGCCTGAAAATATTGAACCTTCTGAAAGGTTAAATTTACCATTTGACCTGAAGAtttgcaggaaaaggaaatgcgAGAGACCTTGGAGCACATCATCCACTACAGCCTGGGAGGAAGCCAGGGTGTCCAAAGGAAGGGGAATGGGTGAGGATGGTGGGACCTTGCCAGGGGAATAAAGGCACCTCCatgcctgggagctgccagcaatCTGCGGGGCTTCATTCCCCCTCCAGCCATGGAGATTGCATCTACTCTGCCTTTCTTCCCCCGGCAAGGCCCCGCCATCCTCACCCATCACCTGCCCACCAAGCACTCATCTTGCCCCCGGTGTCACCGGTGCCACCCAGCTGTGCTTTGTCGCCCGTGTCCCGGCCAGGGCCGTGTCCCCGCACTCACCCCTGCGGATGGCAGCCAGGAGGTCGCTCCGGGCGTCGCTCATGGGCATCAGCGGCACCGGCGGCTTGCGGGGCTcggcgggcgcgggcggcgATGCGGAGTGCGCGGGCGAGGCGGACACGGCCGGGggcccgggcggcggcggcggcggcgccacCGGGGGTGCCATGGGCCCGCTCTGAGGCGGGGAGGCCGAGTAGGGCCCGGGGGGCGCGGGAGGCGGGGACGGGGCGTAGTTGGGGGCTGAGGCCGAGCCGGGGGCCAGCGCGGGGGGAGCCGAGATGGGGCTGTCGAAGGCGGTCTGAGCCGACGGGATgacgggcggcggcggcggcggggccggcggcacGAAGTACTCGGCCATGGGCACCGGCTGCGGCCTGCAACGGGGGCACAGCGTCAGAGCCACGGGAATCACAGAGCccagggatcatccagtccagctccgGGAACATCCCaaacaatcccaccctgggcatccccgGGAGCTCCGTCCAAACGCTCCCGGAGCTCCGGTAGGTTTGGTGCTGGCGCCACTCCCCTGGGAGCCTGCTCAGTGCCCCATGGCCCTCTGAGGGAAGAATCTTTTCCTGATaaccaacctaaacctcctctgacacagctccaggccattccctcggGTCCTGTCACCGGTCACCACAAACAAGAGATCAGcatctgcccctctgcttcccctcagGAAACTGTGGACTGCAATGATGCCTCCCCCCACTCTCCTCCAGCTGGACACTCTAAACGCCCTTAAGCACTCCTCACACGGCTTCTCCTCAaagcccttcaccatcttcatggCCTCCTTCGGACACTCTCTAACATCCcaatgtcttttttatattgtggtgcccaaacTTGCCCCCAGtattcaaggtgaggctgctccagtgcagaTCAGAGCAGGGCAATCTCctgccttgcctggctggtgatgctgggcctgatgccctggagggcacacctggctctcctggctgccagagcaCTGCTGAAGGATTTCCTATTACCCgtcccagcacccagctggcTCCACTCTGGCTTGGTTTGCTCCAAACCCCAATGAAAGCTCTGTCCCAGAGTCAGAAgggtgctggagctctgctggatgGGTTATGAGTAATGCAGTGGTGGAAAGCAGgcaacaccccaaaaaaccctccatCCATCCCGGCCCCTTATCTGGGATGACATTACCCCAAGAGCACTCCTGACTGATTTGGCCTCTCACCAGCAGTTTTGGACCATGCAGGGCAggtctctcctgctccatcagcCTGGAAATATGGGGTCAGACCCCCACCAAGCCCCCCTTCCCTTTGGACACCCCTCCAGCAGCGAGCAGGCTGAAGCTTTACCCGTAATCCTTGACTAGGTGGGGTCTGGGCCCGTTGAGCACGGCctcggggggcggcggcgcgtggggctgctgcaggcgGGTCAGGCTGTTCTGCCGGCTGCCCGCGGGCCGGAACCCGTGCTCGGGGGGCGtgggggctgccagcccctccttgTGCTCCGCCGGGGCCAGGTGGGCAGCGggggccagcagctgggcagggtggtTGGGGCTGGCCGGGTACGAGTGGTCGGCAGCGTCCGACGCGTAGGACCTGCAGCACGGGAGAAGGCGGCTGTTGTACAcctgagggggctcagggagtGGGTTTGGGAGCATTTTGGGGTTGagacaacaaaacaaaaacaggcCATGAAAATATCGATGTACAAGACAGCAGAGTGAGAGCACAGGGGACGAGGACACAACAGAGCTGAACCACTCTCTTCCCTTAGCTGCGAAATGGAAAGTGCTCCGGTTTTATCCCAGTGCCAAGGCTCCTCCTGAGCTCCAGGatgacaccctggggacaccagctATCCATGAAGCTACCACAGGCTATCCAACTATCCACAGGCTAACAACTGAACACCCCgaccctgctgtgggcaccacATCCCCCACAATGACGGAGaggaagagcaaagcaaaggagagcCGTGAGCTGAAGGTGTAGGAGGTAGAACCTGCCTATTATCTGGGGACAGTGATCCTTCCGATGATGCCATGTGATAGGGGGATGGTGAGAACCTGTTATCCGGCCGGAACTCTTTATCATACGCCATCATGTTCCACTCCAGGCGCCGGTTGCGGGCTTTCCTCACT encodes the following:
- the LOC118698755 gene encoding actin-binding protein WASF3-like isoform X1 yields the protein MPLVKRNIEPRHLCRGALPDGVTSELECVTNSTLAAIIKQLGSLSRHAEDIFGELFNEANSFYMRMNSLQERVDLLVIKVTQLDSTVEEVSLQDINMRKAFKSSTVQNQQVVSRNSIPNPVMEMYQRCDKPPPLNILTPYRDDKKDGLKFYTDPSYFFNLWKEKMLQATEDKRKEKRRQKEQRLVEDSTREVKKVRKARNRRLEWNMMAYDKEFRPDNRFSPSPYHMASSEGSLSPDNRSYASDAADHSYPASPNHPAQLLAPAAHLAPAEHKEGLAAPTPPEHGFRPAGSRQNSLTRLQQPHAPPPPEAVLNGPRPHLVKDYGPQPVPMAEYFVPPAPPPPPPVIPSAQTAFDSPISAPPALAPGSASAPNYAPSPPPAPPGPYSASPPQSGPMAPPVAPPPPPPGPPAVSASPAHSASPPAPAEPRKPPVPLMPMSDARSDLLAAIRRGIQLRKVQEQWEQEAKKEPVGNDVATILSRRIAVEYSESDDDSELDENEWSD
- the LOC118698755 gene encoding actin-binding protein WASF3-like isoform X2 — translated: MPLVKRNIEPRHLCRGALPDGVTSELECVTNSTLAAIIKQLGSLSRHAEDIFGELFNEANSFYMRMNSLQERVDLLVIKVTQLDSTVEEVSLQDINMRKAFKSSTVQNQQVVSRNSIPNPVMEMYQRCDKPPPLNILTPYRDDKKDGLKFYTDPSYFFNLWKEKMLQATEDKRKEKRRQKEQRLVEDSTREVKKVRKARNRRLEWNMMAYDKEFRPDNRSYASDAADHSYPASPNHPAQLLAPAAHLAPAEHKEGLAAPTPPEHGFRPAGSRQNSLTRLQQPHAPPPPEAVLNGPRPHLVKDYGPQPVPMAEYFVPPAPPPPPPVIPSAQTAFDSPISAPPALAPGSASAPNYAPSPPPAPPGPYSASPPQSGPMAPPVAPPPPPPGPPAVSASPAHSASPPAPAEPRKPPVPLMPMSDARSDLLAAIRRGIQLRKVQEQWEQEAKKEPVGNDVATILSRRIAVEYSESDDDSELDENEWSD